AATGGACCCCCACCCTGCTGGTTCTCGACGCTGGGGGGGAGGAGCACCACCGGGTAGTGGGGTATGTCCCCGATGACGACTTTCTCGCCCACCTGGAACTGGGCCTGGGGAAGATCGCCTTCGACCGGGACCGGTATGCTGAGGCGGGAAACCATTTCCAGGCAGTCGTCGACCGGCATTCGGAGGCGGGAGCGGCCCCCGAGGCGGTTTTCCTGCATGGCGTAGCCGGCTACTGGAAGACCCATGACGCCAAGGCGCTGCGCCGAATCTTCGAGACGCTGTCGGCCAGGTACCCCCAGAGCGAATGGGCGCGAAGGTCAAGGCCCTATGAGCAGGTCCCCCTGTAAACCCGGCGCGGGGCATTCGGTGAGTCGGAGCCGAAGGGTAAGGCCGGAATCCGGCAAAGGTCGCTGTCAGGTGACCGGGACCGAGGTGGCCGAGCTGGAGGCGGTCATTTTTCCAGCAGGTCCTTCAGCGCCCTTAGATCGCGCTCGACCAGCCACATATCCTCGGCGTACTTCTCATCCGACATGTCGGGGAGCCGGAACAGGGTGAAGATGACCTCGCTGCCGGAACCGTTGGCGAGAATGCGCATGGGGACATGGACCTCGTCCCCGGATGGCGTGGTCACGTAATGGTCCATCACCCCGAAACTGTTCCTGTCGGCGAACCGGATTTTCATCGGCCCTTGCGGCGTGTCGACCATCCAATCGGGGCCTTGTTTTCTTACCGACCCGCCCAGTCCCTGCGCCCACTTCGGCAGATTCTCGGGGTTTGTTACAAATTCATACACTTTGCCGGGATCACATCGGATGGTTACACTCAAGGTCCGGGAGGACAAAATCGTCTCCATCTCGGTTTCTCCTCTCCCGGCCGTTTCGGGGCCGGCATGATCGATCTTGCTCCCAGCGGCGGCGCATCCCATCACCAGTCCCGCCGCGACCATCACCAGCAGGGTTGTTTTCATGCTGACCACCCTTCCCCTCGCTTTCCGTCCCTGCCTTTCCGCAGGTTCGGCTCGGTCGGAACCGGCAAGGCGCCCGTTTCACTTTATTCCCAATTCACGACCATTCAAGCCGTCCCTTTGTTGCGACGGTTCCCGCCGTCACGGGACACTTGGCCAAGGGGCGAGAGCGAGCTGGGCACTTGGAAACTTGGACCCTATGCCCCCCTTACTTGAAAAAGATTGATATTCTGAGTGACTAAAGGTAACCTTCTGATATTGTAAGCTATTCGGGAAGGATCTGTCATGTCGAGCGCCGATCGGATTTTGGACGACCTGCATCGAGCCAAATCAGAGTTAACAGCCCGTTTCAAGGTTCATGAAATCGGAGTCTTCGGTTCCGTGGTCCGGGGAGAGCAGCGGGAGGAAAGCGACATCGATATCCTGGTCGATCTGGGAGAAGGCGCCGATCTGCTCGATCTCATCGGACTGAGCCAGTTCCTCGAAGAGCGGCTCCATCATAAGGTCGATGTGGTGCCGAAGTCCGCTTTGCGGAAGGAAATCCGGGAAAGGGTGCTCAAAGAGGTGCGCTACCTGTGAGAGACCGGTCACTCTACCTGAAGGACATCCTGCGCGCAATCGAGAGCATCGAGACGTTCACGGCAGGGATGGACTTCGACACATTCCGGGCTGATGACAAGACGGCCAGCGCTGTGATCCGGAAACTCGAAATCATCGGCGAGGCCGTCAAGCAAATCCCTGAAGAGGTTAGAGAACGGTACCCCGACATCCCCTGGAAGCAGGTTGCCGGGATGCGGGACAAGTTGATCCATTTCTACTTCGGCGTCGACCCCGCCCTTATCTGGCAAACCATCGACAGACGTCTTCCACTGCTGAAGACGACCATCCGGAAGATGTTGGAGTCCGGAGTGCTCTGATCGATTTCGATTCAGGCAATCAATCCAATATCTTCCCAACCCGGCCTCCCTCACGATATCGGAAAAATAAATTCATCCCCTTTTCGGGGAGGAGAGCTTCGGCTCGGAATGGGAAGCGTGGTGCGCCACCGGTCTTTATCGAGAAGCGGCTTGCCCGGCCGAAGCAGGGTGAACGGGGCCGGTAGCTTGACCTCCATCGCGTCTATTTCAGACGCCTCGCCCACACAATCAGCGCCTCGACCAATTCCGCGATCTTCTCCCTCGTCTTCGGGTCGGTCAGCCGGCCCTTCTCATCGATCTTCTCCTGAGCAAAGGGGACCATCACCTCCGGACGGTTCAAGGGGTACATATTCAGAAAGACGCAGCTCTGGCGCAGGTGGTACTGGGCCCTCGCTGTGCCGAGCATGCCGATGGAGGCCCCCATGATCGCCACGGGTTTTCCCTCCAGGGCGTTGTCGCCGTAAGGCCGGGAAGCGCAGTCCAGGGCATTCTTCAAGACCCCGGGCATTGAGTAGTTGTACTCGGGGGTGACGATCAGCAGGGCATCGGCGGCGCGAATGGCCGCCTTGAACTCCCTGACTTTCTCCGCCGGCTGATTCTCCAGGTCCTGGTTGAAGAGAGGGATCCCTTCAAGGTCGAAAATCTCCAGTTGCGCCCCGGACGGAACCATTTCCTGCGCCGCCTTCAAGATGGCCCTGTTGTAAGATCCCCGGCGAAGGCTGCCGGCAAAACCTAGAATTGACAATTCCGAAGCCATGATTTCCTCTCCTTATTCCCGGCAGTCCTTTCCCCGTCGATGACGAACCACATCGGCATCGGCAGGTCCTGTGAAATTCCGGCCGATGCCCCTCCCCCATTCGACCTGCACAAAATTGCCGGAAAGCTCTCGTGCCTGCTATTGACCCTTCTCTTCCGGCAAACACCACTCCTCTTTGATCTCGCAGAGTCTTGCAAGCATCTCTTCGTACTCTTTGTTAATTGCCGCCCTTTCCGTCAGGTCGAGAGGCTGGATCATGTATCCATGGGGGCCGGGAAGTATGATAAAAGGATACATGCCGCCGAGTTCCCCGCCGCCGATGTCATCCTTGGATACATTGGGGGCATAGTACATGACGTGCGGGTAGTTAATGATGACGACACGGTCGCTTTCTTCCGGGTTGTCGTACGTTCTCAGTATGGGAGACAGCATGTATGAGATGCCGGCTCGTTCCGGCGCTTTGTAGTATCCTGCTTTGTGACGGTCCTGCATGATTCTCTTCAGTTCACCGGGAGGAGTACCCTTGGCCTGCATCTCTGCTGCGTCAAAGAAGATCCGCATCTGCGCCTTGGAGCCCGCGTTGTCAAAGGAAATCGGGTAGAGAATATCGTCTCTATATTCCGTCAAGGGCCAGGACCCCCTGAACGCATCATCGCCGGTTCGAGCAACAAAGGCGTGGAATCCATTCGTACCCTTGCGGGCAACTTCGAAGCCCTTGTCAAGGTTTAGTACATAGACTGTTGCGTTATCCCTGAGGTGCGGCGGCAACGCGCTCATCGCCAGCTGGATTTCCAGATCCCGCGGCAACGGCTCGATTTTCTTCATTGCTTTGGGAGTCTGTTTATCCTCGGCGCCCGCTGCAAGCGAGAACAATAGACCTGCAATTACGGCAATTGCCTGAACCTTTATCATCTCCATGATCTGGGCTTTATTACTTGGTCTTGCAGTCTTCTGTTGCCATATCTTCCCCCTGTTTATTGGCGATCTCAGTTTGTCATTTGCTTTCCCTCTGTGCTCATGACAAAAGATCTCAATTCGACGATCCTGTCGCCACGGAAGCGGTAGATGTCGCAATAGGAGTATGGCGCCGTTTTTCCATCCTTGTCCTTCATCGTCATGTCGCCGTGGGACGCAACCAGGTCACCCTCGGCGATTACGTTGTCGACGGTAAACTTTGGCGGCTCAAAGTCCATTGATGCCAGCCATTGGCGAATATCATTCTTTCCGGTAACGGTCTTGTCGCCGACCATCGTCCACTTCACGTCGTCCGCGCAGAACGACAGAAATCCTTCCACGTCGTTTTGGGCAAAGGCGGCGT
The genomic region above belongs to Desulfuromonas sp. TF and contains:
- a CDS encoding thioredoxin fold domain-containing protein; translation: MKKYIEERFIPVKSECFWDKRTDLMKRFAVKWTPTLLVLDAGGEEHHRVVGYVPDDDFLAHLELGLGKIAFDRDRYAEAGNHFQAVVDRHSEAGAAPEAVFLHGVAGYWKTHDAKALRRIFETLSARYPQSEWARRSRPYEQVPL
- a CDS encoding nucleotidyltransferase family protein, which produces MSSADRILDDLHRAKSELTARFKVHEIGVFGSVVRGEQREESDIDILVDLGEGADLLDLIGLSQFLEERLHHKVDVVPKSALRKEIRERVLKEVRYL
- a CDS encoding DUF86 domain-containing protein, yielding MRDRSLYLKDILRAIESIETFTAGMDFDTFRADDKTASAVIRKLEIIGEAVKQIPEEVRERYPDIPWKQVAGMRDKLIHFYFGVDPALIWQTIDRRLPLLKTTIRKMLESGVL
- a CDS encoding NADPH-dependent FMN reductase gives rise to the protein MASELSILGFAGSLRRGSYNRAILKAAQEMVPSGAQLEIFDLEGIPLFNQDLENQPAEKVREFKAAIRAADALLIVTPEYNYSMPGVLKNALDCASRPYGDNALEGKPVAIMGASIGMLGTARAQYHLRQSCVFLNMYPLNRPEVMVPFAQEKIDEKGRLTDPKTREKIAELVEALIVWARRLK
- a CDS encoding nuclear transport factor 2 family protein, with translation MSARNKEIVEKVNAAFAQNDVEGFLSFCADDVKWTMVGDKTVTGKNDIRQWLASMDFEPPKFTVDNVIAEGDLVASHGDMTMKDKDGKTAPYSYCDIYRFRGDRIVELRSFVMSTEGKQMTN